acgcagatcgaggagctgaaacacgaatgggaagaggagttaggaggagaggatGGCCTCTGGGTGGCTGCGTTGAgtcgagtcaacgcgtccacaacatgtgccaggctcagcctgatacaatttaaggtcattcacccgccccacatgacagtggcccggatgagcaggttctttggggtagaagacaggtgtgcaaggtatatgggaggaccagcaaaccaatgtccatatgttctgggcatgcccgaagctcaggggattctggcaggggtttgcggatgtcatgtccacggttttaaaaacaagagtggcaccaagtccagaggtggcgatttccggagtgtcggaagacccgggaatccaggaggagaaagaggcagacatgctcacctttgcttccctggtagcgcggagacggatactattagcttggagggacccaaagcccccgaagacgaAGACCTGGTTAACTaatatggctagctttctctgtttggagaaaatcaagtttgccttgagagggtcaatgttagggttcgccattTTCGTGCacattgtctattttgttgttgttgtaaaaccataactagctcaataaaatgtttattaaaaaaaagactgaCTGGCATGGCCTGGTGGCATGTGGCCATCAATTAATTTCCTTTCCCCCGAGAGAAAGCAAGGACCTGACACAGTGTGTTTgagacaaagctgatttatttcacaAACAACAGGATATTAGACGCTAGCCCAGTTACAGAGATTCGAAATAAACCCCAATTGTCAGAATGAAGATGGTTCAGTTCTGGGTGTGATTAACAGTGACAGTAACAGCAGAATCAACACTTTTAAGATGAACAGAGGGTAAATATAAATTCCTTCCGTTGGTTTGACAGTTCAGGAATCGTCAGTGGCATCTTATGATGTGGAGAAATTAGCTCAACAATCCTATGAACTAAAATATAGTCTGGCCTGGTGTCACCAAGCTGAAATCCAATCTTTCTCTGACACATTATTCTTAATGACATAGCTGACAGGTTAAGATTGGATTggatgggattggatttgtttattgtcacgtgtaccgaggtacagtgaaaagtatttttctgcgagcagctcaacagatcattaagtatatgagaagaaaagggaataaaagaaaatacataatagggcagcacaacatatacaatgtaactacataagcactggcatcggatgaagcatacagggtgtagtgttaatgaggtcagtccataagagggtcatttaggagtctggtgacagtggggaagaagctgtttttgagtctgttcgtgtgtgttctcagacttctgtatctcctgcccgatggaagaagttggaagagtgagtaagccgggtgggagggatctttgattatactgcctgctttccccaggcagcgggaggtgtagatggagtcaatggatgggaggcaggttcgtgtgatggactgggcggtgttcacgactctctgaagtttcttgcggtcctgggccgagcagttgccataccaggctgtgatgcagcccaataggatgctttctatggtgcatctgtaaaagttggtaagagtcaatgtggacatgctgaatttccttagtttcctgaggaagtataggcgctgttgtgctttcttggtggtagcatcgacgtgggtggaccaggacagatttttggagatgtgcacccctaggaatttgaaactgctaaccatctccacctgggccccgttgatgctgacaggggtgtgtacagtactttgcttcctgaagtcaattaccagctctttagttttgctggcattgagagggagattgttgtcgctactccactaggttctctatctccctcctgtattcgggctcatcgttattcgagttccggcccactatggtcgtatcgtcagcaaacttgtagatggagttggaaccaagtttgccacgcagtcgtgtgtgtacagggagtagagtagggggctaagtacgcagccttgcggggcgccggtgttaaggactattgtggaggagagtgaaaaagtcaactgtttaGCAGTACAGGGAAGAGGTAAGTTTGTAGATGTTCTACAGTATTACAGACTGGCTCGTTGGATCTTATTCTGTCCCATCTTACGTTCAGCTAACAGTAAAATGACTAAAATACTGCAACATACAGGCATTTGGGGACAACGGTGAGTTTGCGGCTCAGATTAGTTAAAGTCTCCATATTGTAAAATGGATCTCGAAGGACTGGAGAAGATGCAGGAAAAGATATTTGAATTATACCTAGAACTAGCAGGTTGTACCCAGCAAGAAAgattggacagggtgtaaaccttttctctggaaaagggaatgaaggatgacctgatcctgTAAGATTATGAACAGGTTTGATATGATAGACAAGTGGAAAATGTTTCCACTGGATGAGAATAAATATGAGTTAGTCATTAATTAATCTAATGTGCAGTTCAGGAGCAGTTCAGAGGGAGATCACTCACACACTTCACAAGTGCAAAGGGATTTCCTCAGTTTTCCCCCTTGTTAACACTCCAACTTTAAAAGCCCCAAACCATTTGATCCAATGTCAGCACATTGTTATTGGCGAGGGGCAGTTTAACTATTCGGTCCAGGGGGACAAAAATCACTGTTCACCTGAACCTGCTCAGACTCCAACACGTTAATATCTCACTGTCCGTGTTTGGTCTgttgtcaatcacacccaggacagaccTGTGGTAGAGGGCCTGTCTATGTAGGTGCCCTCTTAATTTATTTAATACATTTGATACCTTGGCACAATGGTACCAATCAGAATCGGTTCGCAAAGCATAATTTCTATCAGCAATCTCGATTTCAATGGCTGAGTTATTACCCATCATGCATTGCAGCGGGGAATGTGTTCTATCCACATTACAGAAGctcctcgcacatgcgcagagtccAGCTATGACTGGAGCATGCGCCAATCGGGCTGTGActggcgcatgcgcagttcaggttGTTGCTGACAgtgcgaggagcgggaaagaaacaaacaagcgactttcaggattggagccggtgggtggccggagagcaatagaagctgcggagtgagccgggaggcttcataaataccccgtggaggcttcaactcccgaggaaaatgttaacggtcccgtcttaaacagcaccgaacagagtgagagctgagcggtgacgggcccgggttaccggccgccacctttacagaggacaaggtgccgcTGGGCGCATGCGCTGccagcctggaccggatgccaactctcccggattcactgactggagtctccagcattttattttattcgaagtcactggctgggccaacatttattgcccgtccctaatttccctcaaaccgagtggcttgctcggcaatctcggagggcatttaaagagtcaaccatattgctgtggtttggaatcgtgccgaccagaccaggtaacgatggcagattttcttttctattcattcacgggatgtgggtgtcgctggctgggccagcattcactgcccagcacgaattgcccttgaactgagtgcatctcagagagcattttaagatggattgaccatgatgaattgcccttagtgaccaaataaggttcggaggggttattgggttacggggagtgggtggaggtgagggcttaagtgggtcagtgcagactcgatgggccgaatggcctccttctgcactgtatgttctatgtgccaccagaagcattgtTTCATTCTCAATATTactatttatgaagctcaagatcgaatttgcttcaCCAACTACTCTAAATATGTCTtggagatatacaaaatccctcttcaccgctTCCTctttcctcccaaagaggccagttggatttttatgacaatccagcagttttcatggtcacatattcctagtgccggccccacaaatgaccagattcattcagctcaatttcacaacctgtttttgtgtgttttctctcactccctattttctgttttaaatcagtttcacagggtgttcgaagaggaggcttcaaagtccggaaactcaaaccaagcatcacatcaggatctgacagagtccttaatttatcatatcctgaatatcatcgatcatggaaggaaaaagcatcgttcacagtggggagaaaccgtacacgtgttgtgtgtgtggacgaggtttcagtcaatcatcaggcctcacaagccacaaatgcagtcactctgtggagaaaccatggaaatgtggggactgtgggaaaggattcacttccccatccaatctggaaactcatcgacgcagtcacactggggagagaccattcacctgctcagaatgtgggaagggattcagtgattcatccaccctgcggaagcaccagcgaattcacactggggagaggccattcacctgctcagaatgtgggaaaggatttactatttcagcccaccttttgagtcaccagcgagttcacactggggagaggccgtttcaatgtccagactgcgggaaaggCTATAAAAGCTCTGGGgaactgatgagccatcaacgtgttcacactgacgagagacccttcaggtgctctcactgcgggactgggttcagacgatcatctaacctcactgtacatcagcgaattcacactggggagaggccattcacctgctcagaatgtgggaagggattcagtgattcatccaccctgcagaagcaccagcgaattcacactggggagaggccattcacctgctcagaatgtgggaagggatttactatttcagcccacctcttgagtcaccagcgagttcacactggggagaggccgtttcaatgtccagactgcgggaaaggCTATAAAAGCTCTGGGgaactgatgagccatcaacgtgttcacactgacgagagacccttcaggtgctctcgctgtgggactgggttcagacgatcatctaacctcactgtacatcagcgcattcacactggggagaggccattcacctgctcagaatgtgggaagggattcagtgattcatccaccctgcagaagcaccagcgaattcacactggggagaggccattcacctgctcagaatgtgggaagggatttactatttcagcccacctcttgagtcaccagcgagttcacactggggagaggccgtttcaatgtccagactgcgggaaaggCTATAAAAGCTCTGGGgaactgatgagccatcaacgtgttcacactgacgagagacccttcaggtgctctcgctgtgggactgggttcagtcgatcatctaacctcactgtacatcagcgaattcacactggggagagaccattcgcctgctcctggtgtgggaaaggattcactcagctatccgccctgcagaagcaccagcgaattcacactggggagagaccgttcacctgctccgagtgtgggaagggattcacctcttcatcccacctgctgagacaccaacgaggccacaagtaaccatagtgattggattttgctgttcctcacaatcaggactgaaccgtgttcatttgggtctctttctgctgataacaaactccagcccatttacaggggctaatattctgtgtaacagtcaaataaattagacttgtgttaaatacgcagtgtgctgaaactttttaatatctctgtcaCAAGTTagctccttttgaagtactctcgctctcccctgtctcttccatactcacctccaacaagaagtgtgaggagcttgtggagcttctttgagtaaatccgatcagcggcctctgctgcttccctcccttccacgagcccacggaCCAaattgtctctaaatttcatcctttcccgtgccttgaacccacatctttctctagtttctctcccatcttccctcatgccctctcagagcttatcttgtccatgagacccagctcctgctccatcgaccctattcccactcagCTACTGATCAACCAACTACTCTGTGtcgatggatattgtcaacatttctctctcttcaggtactgtccctctgtccttcaaatctgccgtcatcaccacctcctcaataaaacaaacccttgaccctgccatccttacaaattactgccccattttcagcctctctctccaaactctttgtacatgttgtcacctcccaaatccttgcctatctttcccagaactcccaagtctgaatcccttcaatcagatcTCTGTCCTGTCACAgtcgtgaaatacaagagacaaacagaatctcacccagagaggaagacagacaatccgggagcttagatccaacacggatatgttcataagaccagaagacaagggGAGCAGCACAGTCATtgtcgagagacaacaatacctgctggagacagacagacaactaaacaacacgaatcacaacaccaagctacctcgacccatatacccgagacaggaaggagagttggagacagactggaagaacCCAGACTCCTGACACATTAACCAAATACAGATgggaatatctgaggggacaacaggtagaaccaaggaggttctacctgctccttaaaatacccaaacacagaataataatttttattaatgtcacaagtaggcttacattaacactgcgtgaagttactgtgaaaagccccgagtcaacctactctgacgcctgtttgggtacacagagggagaattcacaatgtccaattcacctaacaagtgcatctttcgggacttgtgggacgaaaccagagcacccggaggaaacccacaccgacactgggagaaagtgcagactctgcacagacagtgacccaagcgagaattgaactcggaacactggtgctgtgaagcaacagtgctaaccactgtgccaccatcaggGAAATACCACCAGACAGACCCATCGGATCAGACTGTGAGAGAAAATCCTGCAGTATcattcaatttacagtgcagaaggaggccattcggcccatccagcctccaccggcccttggaaagataacCCTACTTAGCGCATGCCTCCAcctattaaggggcatcttgacaaaatacatgaataggatggaaatagagggattcggaccccggaagcaaagaatattttagtttagatgggcaacatggtcgacgcaggcttggagggccgaagggccttttcctatgctgtacttttctctatTCTTTgtttattcccgtaacccagtaatgccacctaacctttgtttggacactaagggtcaatttagcggggccaatccacctaacctgcacatctttggacagtgggagaaaactgcagcacctggagggaaccaacacagacactgggagaatgtacaaactccatacagtctgGAATGgttgaaacatcaacacactgctccaggtagttgatggtacagtggttcaataaatataattagtggATTGAAAAGGTGTGCAATAtcgagtaaaaacagaaaatgctagattaacacagcatgtctggcagcatcatagaatccctacagtgcagaaggaggccattcggcccatcgagtttgcaccaacgctacaaaagagctccccacacaggtgcactttccccaacctctccccataaccccactacaccattggacacgaaggagcaatttagcaaagccaatccaccaaaccggcacatttttggacagtgggagaaaacgagcacccggagggaacccacacagacacggggagaacgtgcaaactccacacagtcacccaaagccggaattgaacccaggacactggcgctatgaggcagcagtgctaaccactgtgacacatcTGTtgcgagagaaacacagttaacgtttgttcatagaatttacagtgcagaaggaggccattcggcccatcaagtctgcaccggctcttggaaagagcaccctatccaaggtcaacacctccaccctatccccataacccagtaaccccacccaatactaagggcaattttggacactaagggcaatttatcatggccaatccaccacctgcacaactttgaaaccggagcacccggaggaaacccacgcacacactgggaggatgtgcagactccacacagacagtgacccaagccggaatcgaacctgggacactggagctgtgaagcagttgtgctatccacaatgctaccgtgctgccccgtgttccTCGTTGTAACAGTTCTGTAGGAGGGTTAATGGACTCTTAATTTCAAGTCCATTGAAGTGAAAAGTGGAAAGTATTTTACTCGGAGGTTTGACACAGGAAAACAttttagtctgtgtgaagctcaatcttcatttacacaaagcccgcagtctgattggctggaggaccagagtccatccGGTCTTCCAAATCCTCCCATTGGTCAACATCGCTCAGGCAGGAAATGAAGTTTTGGAACCCACGCCAtgtggccaatgggaagaactcaaaatgatacagagtctcagccaatgagggagatccgggatCAGCccacccctcattcactccgattggttggaagaccagctgtacctttatgaaatgggtgtttatcaaatagctgcagtgatatcagagtgtgggtggaactgggctgtctgtcttcactacagctatttgataaacacccatttcttaaagggacatccactacagctatttaataaacacccagttcttaaaggtactctttttttaaaaaaatatattttattaaagttttcaaacacaatttttcccccttacaaatcaacaaaaacggtaacatgataactgatagttcACTAATTTAACTAACAAAATAGCACAAAatagtgctctccccccccccccccgccccctcaccccatctagaacacgaaCAATTTACTTCCCTCtgggctgctggctatctattttccccctaacgttccgctagatagttgaacggttgccaccgcctggtgaacccctgagccgatcctctcagtgcaaacttcatccgctccagttttatgaaccctgccatatcgtttatccaagcctccacgccggggggttttgcttccttccacatgagtaaaatcctactccgggctactagggacgcaaaggccacaatatcggcctctttcgcctcctgcactcccggctcatctgctaccccaaatatagctaacccccagcttggtttgacccgaaccttcaccaccttcgagatcactcccgccactcccctccaatacccctccagtgccggacacaaccaaaatatATGTGTGTGGTACGCCGGGCTTCCCcctcacctcccgcacttgtcctccactccgaagaacctgctcaacctcgctcccattatgtgtgctctatgtagcaccttaaattggaccacgctaagcctggcacacgaggaagaggaatttaccctactgagGTTATCagaccacaaaccctcctcaatctcctccccgagctcttattcccaatttcccttcagttcttctctcatctcccagtatatttcggacactttgccctccccgacccacacccccgaaagcactctatcctggatcccttgtgttgggagcagcggaaattccctcacctgttgtctcgtgaacgccctcacctgcatatacctaaagatattccccgggggcagctcatacttttcctctagcgctcccaagctcgcaaacgtcccatctataaataagtctcccactctcctaattcctgcccggtgccagctctggaaccctccgtccaacctccctggggcaaacctatggttgttcctgatcgtggaccacaccgaggctcccaacacacccctttgtcgcctccattgcctccagatacttaatgttgccgccaccactgggtttgtggtaaaccttttcggggagagcggtagtgggccgtcaccagcgcttttaagctcgttcctttacaggacgccatctccagccttttccacgccgccccctctccctctatcatccacttacggatcatcgccacgttggcggcccagtagtagtcgcccaacttcagcaacgccagtccccctctgtccctgctacgttgcaggaacccccttcttaccctcggggccttccctgcccacacgaagctcatgatgctcctatctttttgaaaaaggccttagtgatcaatatagggaaacattgaaacacaaataggaacctcgggaggaccatcatcttaatcgcctgcactctacccgccagtgacagcggctgcatatcccaccttttgaaatcctcttccatttgctccaccaaccgagtcagattgagtctgtgtaaggtttcccagctcctggctatctgaatccccaggtatcggaagtttctttccacgctccttagcggcaggccatctatccctctactctggtccccagggtgtattacgaaaagctcactcttccccaagttaagcctatatcccgagaaatctccaaactccctcaatatctgcataacctctatcattcccccactggatccgccacatatagcggtaggtcatctgcgtagagtggcactcagtgttcctctccccctctaaccacccctccatttcctggagtctctcagcgctatggcccgtggttcaattgccagtgcgaacagtaatggggacagcgggcatccctgtcttgttcccctatgtagtcgaaaatactccgacctttgccgatttgtgactacacttgccattggggccccatagaggagtttaacccagctgacaaacccctccccgaacccgaacctcctcagcacctcccatagatactcccactctaccctatcaaatgccttctctgaatccattgccgccactatctctgcctccccctttgctgggggcatcattatcacccccaatagccgtcgcacgttgacattcaattgtctcccctttacgaaccctgtctgatcttcgtgcaccacccccgggacacaatcctctatcctcattgtcagcacttttgccagcaacttggcgtccacatttaggagtgagataggcctataagacccgcattgcagcgggtctttatctcgcttcaggattagtgatatcgtccccccttctctggcctcgttaaaggttcttaccagcagcggggccaacaagtccacatatttccaataaaattccaccgggaacccgtccggtcccggggccttccctgcctgcatgttccccagccctttggtcacctcgtccaccccaattggcgcccccaggcctgccacctcctgctcctccacccttgggattgttagttggtccagaaactgctgcatcccctcttttccctccgggggttggtacctatataacctctcataaaaggtcttgaacacctcatttaccttccctgctctccgcaccgtggttcccgtttcatccctaactccccctatttctctcgccgctgtcctctttcaaagctggtgggccaacaggcgactcgccttttccccatattcatatctcatcccctgtgccttcctccactgtgcctctgccttccctgtggtcagcaggtcaaactccgtctggagtcttcgcctcaccctatatagtccttcgtccggggcctccgcatatcttttatccacactcaaaatctcccccagtaatctttccctctctttggcctctgttttccccttgtgagccctgatggagatcaactctcccctgaccaccgccttcagcgcttcccatactacccccactcggacctccccatcatcgttgacctccaggtacctttcgatacacccccgcacccttccgcagactccctcatccgccaataatcccacatccagtcgccagagtgggcgctgttccctctcctagtttcagatccacccaatgtggggcatggtctgaaacagctatggccgagtactccgttccttccaccctcgaaatcagtgaccttcccaaaacgaagaaatctatccgggagtataccttatggacatgggagaaaaaggagaactctttggccagcggcctagcaaatctccacggatccactccccccatttggtccataaaccccctaagcaccttggctgctgccggccttcttccggtcctggatctagatctatctaaccctgggtctagcatggtgttgaagtccccccaccattaccaggtttcctacctccaggtccgggatacgtcccagcatccgcttcataaatcctgcatcagaccagttcggggcatatacgttgaccagcacgacctccattacctgcagtctgccactcaccatcacatatctgcccccgctgtccgctacaatgttcctagcctcgaacgacacccgtttccccaccaatatggccacccctctattctttgcgtccagccctgagtggaacacctgtcccacccatcctttccttaacctaacctggtccgccaccttcagatgcgtctcttgaagcatagccacgtctgccttcagtccctttaagtgcgcgaacactcgggccctcttaataggcccatttaggcctctcacgtgccacgtgatcagccggactggggggctgcccgcccccatcccctgtcgactagccatcaccctctctgggccagtaccacgtcccggtcccgcgcacccacccgtcccccaggcggcgcattcccgccccgaccaccttttctcttaccagctccctttcgatctccgcagcagcaacccagttgttccccccccctccctgtcccgtcCGTGTCCCccctgttcccccacccccccgctagatccccatctagcatggttactcccccccccccccccccatattgcttccgaaagtcagctgacttcaactgaccccggcttctcccgctctctccttgacacccccccccccccgtgtgaggaactcccatcctccttgcgcctatcttcccgccatcatctctctggcacgggaaaagaaaaagaaaccccgcgctttctagaaccatcccgtcccccatggcgcagctcccctaccaccccgttcccattccccatcccccgcctgtgtctcttcttccccccccccccaccggcgcccacatttctcagtgtcccccccacctccccaatttacacctctatacatcagcattgtcgtttcccctccaacatcagtccctcagttctggtccagtttctcttttagaatgaaggtccatgcttcttctgacgtttcaaaatagtaatgtctatcctggtgcatgacccacaatcgcgccggctgcaacatcccgaacttcactttcttcttatgcagcacctccttggctcgattgaaactcgccctccttctcgccacctccgcactccaatcctgatacactcgtatcaccgcattctcccatct
This portion of the Scyliorhinus torazame isolate Kashiwa2021f chromosome 5, sScyTor2.1, whole genome shotgun sequence genome encodes:
- the LOC140421794 gene encoding uncharacterized protein, which codes for MEGKSIVHSGEKPYTCCVCGRGFSQSSGLTSHKCSHSVEKPWKCGDCGKGFTSPSNLETHRRSHTGERPFTCSECGKGFSDSSTLRKHQRIHTGERPFTCSECGKGFTISAHLLSHQRVHTGERPFQCPDCGKGYKSSGELMSHQRVHTDERPFRCSHCGTGFRRSSNLTVHQRIHTGERPFTCSECGKGFSDSSTLQKHQRIHTGERPFTCSECGKGFTISAHLLSHQRVHTGERPFQCPDCGKGYKSSGELMSHQRVHTDERPFRCSRCGTGFRRSSNLTVHQRIHTGERPFTCSECGKGFSDSSTLQKHQRIHTGERPFTCSECGKGFTISAHLLSHQRVHTGERPFQCPDCGKGYKSSGELMSHQRVHTDERPFRCSRCGTGFSRSSNLTVHQRIHTGERPFACSWCGKGFTQLSALQKHQRIHTGERPFTCSECGKGFTSSSHLLRHQRGHK